Within Gilvibacter sp. SZ-19, the genomic segment ACTGCGGTGTCCGTTCAGGCCATTAATGCCTGCATCTTGCCACATCTTGTTGAAACGATCTGCTTGTGATTCATCGTTAATGGTAAAAGTGGCATTCATAGTAGATCGGTCTGCCGGATCTGCCACAAAACCTGTAAAGAGTTCATTGCTGTCGATCTCATTATATAACAGAGACGCTTTTGCCTCGTTGATCTGGGCTATGGTTGCAACACCACCTTGCGCCTTTAACCACTCCAGGGTCAACATAGAGGTGTATACTGCAAATACTGGCGGCGTGTTAAACATACTGTCTTTTCCAATATGTACCTGATAGTCCAACATAGAAGGAATGCTGCGCTGAACTTGCCCAAGGATTTCCTCTTTTACAACTACCAAAGTAGTTCCTGCTGGTCCCATATTCTTTTGAGCCCCGGCATATATAAGATCGAATTGACTAAAGTCTAATGCACGTGAAAAGATATCACTACTCATATCGCATACCAATGGCGCATCCGTTTGCGGAATTTCTTTGATCTGAGTACCGAAAATGGTGTTGTTGGTAGTTAGGTGCAAATAATCCAAACCTGAGGGTATCTCATAGGCTTTTGGAATATAATTGAAATTCTTGTCCTTGGACGAAGCTACTTCAACCAGATCTCCAAAGAGCTTAGCTTCTTTAATTGCTTTAGAGGACCAAGTTCCTGTATTGAGATAACCGGCTTTGGTGTTTAGTAAATTGTAAGCTACCATTAGGAACTGCATGCTGGCGCCGCCTTGCAAAAACAAGGCCTGGTAACCTTTACCAGTTAAACCGAGATGTTCCAAAGCCAGGCTTCTGGCGTTTTCCATTACGGCAACAAATTCCTTACTTCTATGTGAGATCTCGATTATAGATAGCCCTATTCCGTTGTAATCTACCACTGCATCTGCAGCTTTTTGCATAACAGATTGAGGTAAAATACATGGACCGGCGCTAAAATTGTGTTTCTGCATGCTTGTTTTATTAAGAGTACAAAGATGTTAATTAAGTGAACGTCCTGTGTTAATTAAGCAATAAATTATCAACTAAAGTTTTAACAAGAAATCCATAGTATCCACGCCATCAGCATAGTCGTTGAGTCCAGGACTTTGAGAAGTTCCAAAGGGAATAGCCTTTGACATACTTTTTGGCCCTACAATACATTGGATTTGATCTTGCTTTGCTTGGATTTTATCCTCCAGATCTTCCTTGTTTTTATAGGTCTCGTAAAAGACACTGGCAATAGGAGAAGCCATGCGCTCGTCTTGCTTTATCATAAAGAAGCCATTTTCGAGAAAATCGAATTGACTCATTAAAAAGACAGCTTTGTTGTAATCGTAATTGTTTTCGTATTTCTTATGTTCGAGCAAGTGTTTCCAAGCGTATACAGCCTTGAAAACCTTATCAAAATCATAGCCTACAGGAACAAAGAGTTTCGATACCGAGCGGCAACCTAGTCCGTAATAGCGAAATATATCATTGGATAGGCCAGCCAATTCTTCGACAGATTCATCACCAGACAAAACAGCAACAGAGTTTCTATTGCGTCTAATTATGTGGGGCTTACCTTTAAAGTAATGTGCAAAATAACGAGCAGTATTATCGCTCCCTGTTGCAATTACCGCATGGTAATCCGAGACAGCTTCCTTTCTAATTTCGATATAGTCTTTCCAAGCCGGCTCAATGGCTATTAATCGGTTAAAGAGATAGGGTAGTAGTAACTGATCGTTGGAGGAGAGTTTTATTTGCAGCTTGTTCCCGCTTAAAAGCACGCAAAGCGCATCATGCAGACCTACCATAGGAATATTTCCAGCGGCTATTACTGCTATGGTCTTAGGCTCATTGTCATTAATGATATAAGGAGCTAGCCAATTCTCAAGTCTTCGAGCCTGCAATTCGGCTGCCCAAGCCGCTAAAGCAAATCGCACTTGCTCTTCGGTAAACCAGCCGTTATGGGCCTCAGCGCGGTTCAATAAGTGCTTAAGATCTTCAGAAGGTGGGTCCTGGGCAATTAGGGCTTTGAGTTCATCTCCTAGCTTGCTCCAACTCGCAATGCGTTTTTCTAGATCCAACTTCATTTGTGATTACCGCTTTTAGGCTTTATTTTTGCATGGCAAAGTTAGAAAAAGAAAATGCTATGGCGATCATAATTACCGACGAATGTATCAATTGCGGCGCCTGTGAGCCAGAGTGCCCAAACACTGCCATATATGAGGGTGCCGACGATTGGCGTTATGCAGACGGAACAGATCTCACCGGAGACTTGGTATTGCCCAACGGAGCTGCAGTGAACGCAGAGGAGACCCAACAACCTATAAGTGATGAGATCTACTATATAGTACCCGATAAATGTACGGAGTGCATGGGCTTTCACGAAGAGCCGCAATGCGCAGCCGTTTGTCCGGTAGATTGTTGTGTTCCGGACGAAAATCATGTAGAAGACGAAGAGACCTTGCTCGGAAAGCAGGCTTTTATGCACCACTGATCATAAAATAACTTATTCGAAACGCCGCTTAGTCGGCGTTTTTTTATGTCCTATTTCCGGCGGTGAACTCTAGATTTTATTATTTTAGAGGAAATCACATTATGCCTATCTGGTTAAATATCACGCTCACTGTCCTTGCCATTTACCTGGCAATAAGCTTGGTATTGTACTATGTTCAGGATTATTTCTTGTTCAAACCCGAGAAGCTGCCTAAAGATTTTCAGTTCTATTACGAAAATCAGATCGTACAAGAATACAACCTAGAAACCCGCGATGGAGGTGTAATAAACGGTTTGCATTTTAAAGTAAAAGATCCTATTGGCGTTGTGCTTTACCTAAAAGGGAACTCCAAGAGTATAAAAGGATGGGGGAAGTTCGCCGTGGATTTTACGCGTCATAAGTACGATGTGATCATGTTAGATTACCGCGGATTTGGTAAGAGTACAGGCAAACGAAGCCAAAAGGCCATAAAACGCGATGTACAATATGTCTACAATAAGATCCGTGAACGCGTTAGTGAAGAGTACATCATTATCTACGGCCGTTCCATGGGTTCTGGTTTTGCTGCCAAGATAGCTTCGGAGAATCATCCGCGGATGCTCATTTTGGATGCGCCTTATTACAGTCTTACTAAAACCACTTCGAGATACATGCCCTTTATGCCGCTATCGGTCATTTTATAGTATCCGATGCCCACCTACAAATGGCTCAAGTATGTACGTTGCCCAATACACATAATCCACGGCACACAAGACAAGTTAATACCCTTTAAGTCTAGCATTAAGTTGTCAAAGATAAACCCCAGCAGAACAAGACTTTACGCGGTTATTGGTGGAGGACATAAGAATTTGAATAATTTCGAATCCTACCATCGTATGCTCAGTGAAATACTAACTTCTGAACCAATGGAGATCGATCTGGAAACAACTAGTATGAAAGTAAAACACAGTTCTAAGGCCAATGCGTAAACTGTTCTTTGGGGTCGCCATTTTTACGATACCGTATACGGTTTTTTCAATATTTATGTATTTCATTCAAGACAATATCATGTTTCAGCCGCAGCCCCTGGCCTCGGACCATGTCTATCAGTTTGAATCCAAGTTTGAGGAATTCAACCTCTGGACTCCAGATAGTATAGCGCTGAATGCCCTTCATTTTAAAGTTCCTGAACCCAAAGGGGTGATTTTATACTACCACGGGAATGCGGGTAATTTAGATCGCTGGGGAGGCATAGCTGAGCAGTATACACGCTACGGTTACGATGTTATAGTGATGGATTACCGCGGTTATGGAAAAAGCGGAGGCGAGCCCGCAGAGCCGAGTATGTATACCGATGCGCAACTTTTTTACGATCATGCTAAAGGGCAATATCCGGAGCAGAACATTACCGTATTCGGCCGTTCTTTAGGAACTAGTGTCTCAACCTTTTTGGCTGCGGAGAATAAACCCGGCCGCCTGATCTTAGAAACCCCGTTTTACAGCATAGAAGACATTGCCAATACGCGTTTTAGATATTTGCCCGTTCAATGGCTTATAAAATATGAGTTCCCCAGTTTTCAGTATGCCCCAGCCGTAGACTGCCCAACGCTGATCTTGCACGGTACCCGAGACGGAGTGGTTCCTTTCAGTTCTGGACAAAAATTATTTATGGAATTCAAACCGGCCTATGCCCATTTTGTCACCATAGAAGAAGGGCGGCATAACAATTTGGATGAGTTCGATAAATACCGCGCTTCCTTAGACCAATTCATTCGATGATTTAATTCACTTTCCTGCTTCGGGAATAGGGGGCAATTCTTATCTTTGCCGCCAAATCGAATAGCGCTCATGAAAGCCGGAATTGTAGGATTACCCAACGTAGGAAAATCAACACTATTTAATTGTTTGTCTAACGCGAAAGCGCAAAGTGCCAACTTTCCTTTCTGTACCATAGAACCTAACTTAGGGGTGGTGAACGTACCAGACACGAGATTGGAAGTATTAGAGAAACTCGTAAATCCGGAGCGTGTGGTTCCTGCCACTGTTGAGATCGTGGATATTGCAGGGCTTGTAAAAGGCGCTAGTAAGGGTGAAGGTTTGGGGAATCAATTCTTAGGGAACATTCGTGAGACCGATGCTATTTTACATGTACTTCGCTGTTTTGACAATGACAATATTGTCCACGTTGACGGTTCGGTGGACCCAGTTAGAGACAAGGAAACCATAGACATCGAGCTGCAGCTAAAAGATCTAGAAACTGTAGAAAAGCGCTTGGACAAAGTAAAGCGCGCTGCCAAAACAGGGAATAAAGAAGCTCAAAAAGAAGAAGCAGCTTTGAATTTGATCAAAGCAGGCTTGGAGGCTGGTAATTCTGTACGTGCTATAGACGTGCCAGAGGACGCCAGAGAGGCTTTTGTAGATCAACTACAACTCATTACCGACAAACCTGTAATGTATGTTTGTAATGTGGATGAGTCCAGTGCAGTTAGTGGTAACGCTTATGTAGAACAAGTGAAGGCCGCGGTAGCACAAGAAAACGCAGAGGTTTTGGTATTAGCCGTAGGAACTGAGGCAGATATCAACGAGCTGGAAGATTACGAAGAACGTCAAATGTTCTTGGACGATATCGGTTTGGAAGAGCCTGGAGCCTCCAAATTGATACGCGGAGCTTACAAACTACTTAACTTGCAGACCTATTTCACAGCAGGAGAAAAAGAGGTTCGTGCTTGGACTGTGCCAATTGGAGCCACAGCACCACAAGCTGCGGGCGTTATTCACTCAGACTTTGAAAAAGGTTTTATTCGCGCAGAGGTAATTGCCTATGACGATTATGCCGAGCTAGGCTCCCGAGAAAAGGTCAAGGAAGCCGGTAAACTCGGAATAGAAGGTAAGGAATACATTGTTCAGGACGGAGATGTTATGCTGTTCCGTTTTAACGTCTAACGATTCTCATACATAGACACATAGCGGGTTTCTCCAAGTTTTTTCATTTTACGTACTCCAAGGGCATCCAATTGTTCATTGGTATTGGCTATCCACGCAGGTGCCAAACAATGCTGAGGCGACAGCGCCAAGGCTTTTTCGAACATTTTTAGTGCTCGCCGGTATTGTCCAGAATAAAAGAACTCTCTACCAAAGATCATGTATTGCTCTGCTTTAACATCTTTTGATTGCACATAAGGATCTTCAGATACCTCTTCCAGATCTGTTTGGTTTTTAGAAAACTGTTTAGCGGCAACAGGAGCAGCGTGAGACTCTGGCTTGTGGTAACTGCCAAAGCTGCTGAATATAAATAGCAAAGCGGCAAAGATCAGCAAAAGGACAATTGCAGTTTCTACACGTCTTCTGCGACGTAGCTTTCTACCAACTCGTTTTATTTCTGAGGCGCTCCATGTTGTGAGCTTTTTGTTTTCGGATTCATCTCTGCGGATGTCCTTGTCTTTCAGGCCCATAATAGTGCGCTTGCTCTTAAAACGGCTGGAGCGTTTTTTAAGCAGCTTACGGTTGTTTCTCAATATGGTATTTGCGCCACCTGAATGCATGATAAGAGGAAAGGGTTTACGGTATTAGTCGCAAAAAAGCTCAAAATGTTAATAAAACCTTAAAGGATCCGAATGAAAATCCGCTTAAGCCCTGTATTTCTTAACAATTTCAGGAGTCTTATTGTTAATTACTTTAGGCAATTCTGGTTTTAAAAAAGTAGTCGAAATCCTATATTAGCAGGCATACTCCCACAACAGATTAATGGCAAAAGAAGCACAATATACCGAGGATAATATACGCTCGCTGGATTGGAAGGAACACATCCGCATGCGTCCCGGAATGTACATCGGGAAGCTGGGAGATGGTTCTTCTCCAGACGATGGTATATACATCTTACTCAAAGAGGTAATAGACAACTGTATCGATGAATTCGTCATGGGCGCGGGTAAGACCATCGAGATCCGCATCAAAGACAAAGAAGTCCACGTACGCGACTACGGCCGTGGAATACCTTTGGGCAAAGTAGTGGATGTGGTGTCCAAAATGAATACTGGAGGTAAATACGACTCCAGAGCCTTTAAAAAATCTGTAGGTTTGAACGGGGTAGGTACCAAAGCCGTAAATGCGCTATCTACTAGTTTTCGTGTCGAGTCTGTTAGAGACCAGCAGATCAAAGCCGCCACTTTTGCATACGGCGAGTTGGTAGAAGACCTACCTGTGGAAGACACTTCCCGCAGGAAAGGTACCAAGGTGAGTTTTGTGCCCGATCCGGAGATCTTTAAGAATTACAAGTACCGTTCGGAGTATGTGGCCAAGATGCTCAAGAACTATGTGTATCTCAACCCTGGGCTTACCATTGATTTTAATGGAGAAAAGTATCATTCTGCCAATGGTCTAAAGGATCTGTTGGAGGATAATATGAACAAGGAGGATATGCTGTATCCTATCATCCATTTACGCGGTGATGATATTGAAATAGCAATAACCCATTCCAAAACACAGTATAGTGAAGAGTATCACTCCTTTGTCAACGGGCAGAATACTACCCAAGGAGGGACGCACCAAGCTGCTTTTCGTGAGGCCGTTGTAAAAACTGTTCGTGAGTTCTACGGCAAGAACTATGACGCCAGTGATATTCGCAAGTCTATAGTAGCAGCCATTAGCGTTAAAGTGATGGAGCCTGTTTTTGAGTCGCAGACCAAGACCAAGTTAGGTTCCACAGAAATGGGAGACGGTTTGCCTACTGTAAGAACGTATATCAACGATTTTGTCAAAACTCAAGTTGACAACTTCTTGCACAAGAATCCAGAGACAGCAGAAAAGCTGCAACGCAAGATCATGCAAGCCGAACGCGAGCGCAAGGAACTTTCCGGTATTCGCAAATTGGCTAAGGAGCGTGCTAAAAAAGCGAGTCTTCACAACAAAAAACTTCGCGACTGCCGTGTGCATTTAGGTGATATGAAGAACGATCGCCGTTTGGAGTCTACGCTATTTATAACGGAGGGAGATTCTGCAAGTGGTAGTATTACTAAGAGTCGTGATGTGAACACCCAAGCGGTATTCTCACTTAGAGGAAAGCCTCTGAACTCTTATGGGATGAGCAAGAAGATCGTTTACGAGAACGAAGAGTTCAACCTCTTGCAAGCGGCACTCAACATAGAAGAGTCACTAGAAGACTTAAGATACAATAACATTGTAATAGCTACGGATGCCGATGTGGATGGGATGCACATTCGTTTGCTACTTATCACTTTCTTTTTGCAGTTCTTTCCAGAACTTATCAAAGAAGGGCATCTTTACATTCTACAAACCCCACTGTTTAGAGTGCGAAACAAAAAAGAGACCATCTATTGTTATTCGGAACAGGAGCGAATAGACGCCATAGAAAAACTCAAGCCCAAGCCAGAGATCACCCGATTCAAGGGATTGGGCGAGATATCTCCGGATGAGTTCAAGCATTTTATAGGCAATGATATTCGTTTAGATCCTGTGATGCTAGACAAGGCCATGTCCATCGAGTCTCTGCTGAATTTCTATATGGGCAAGAATACCCCGGACCGACAAGAATTTATTATCAATAACCTAAAGGTTGAATTGGACCGTGTAGAGGACTAGAGCCTTAACACGCGTAGACAGACTATGAGCGATCAAACTCCTTTGAATTCAGACGAATTAAACCCAGAAGATTCTCAAGATACCATCACCAAGGTAACAGGAATGTACCAGGATTGGTTCTTGGATTACGCCTCTTATGTGATCTTAGAACGCGCGGTTCCTGCCATTGAAGATGGTTTTAAACCTGTGCAGCGTCGGATCATGCATTCCTTAAAAGATCTGGATGATGGCCGCTACAACAAAGTAGCCAATATTGTTGGGCATACCATGCAGTACCACCCGCACGGGGATGCGTCTATAGCGGATGCTATGGTACAAATAGGTCAGAAGGACCTGCTTATTGACACGCAAGGTAACTGGGGAAACATACTTACTGGAGATAGGGCAGCGGCTTCTCGTTATATCGAGGCCAGATTGTCTAAGTTCGCTTTAGATGTTGTCTATAACCCAAAGACCACGGATTGGCAATCCTCTTACGACGGCCGAAAGAAAGAGCCGATCCACCTTCCTGTAAAATTTCCATTGCTGTTGGCCCAGGGAGCAGAAGGGATTGCAGTTGGGCTCTCAACCAAGATCATGCCGCACAACTTTGTAGAGCTTATCGATGCTTCTATAAAACACTTGCAAGGTAAACGCTTTACGATCCTCCCAGATTTTCCAACGGGCGGAATCGCTGATTTTACAAACTATAACGACGGTTTACGCGGAGGTAAGATCCGCAGTAGAGCGCGTATCAGCCAATACGATAAGAATACACTTGTCATTACCGAAATCCCGTTTGGTACTACGACGAGCTCGCTTATCGATTCGATCTTAAAGGCTAACGATAAAGGCAAGATCAAGATCAAGAAGATCGAAGACAACACTGCCGCAGACGTGGAAATCTTGGTGCATCTACCAAGTGGTATTTCTCCAGATAAGACCATTGATGCCTTGTATGCCTTTACCAATTGCGAGACTTCTATTTCGCCTTTAGGCTGTGTGATTGAAGACAACAAACCACTCTTTATAGGCGTCTCTGAAATGCTCAGAAGTTCAACGGACCGCACTGTAGAGCTGCTTAAAAGTGAATTGGAGATTCAATTAGGAGAATTAGAAGAGCAGTGGCATTTTGCCTCCTTGGAGCGCATCTTCATTGAAAATCGTATTTATCGCGACATAGAGGAAGAAGAAACCTGGGATGGCGTTATCAGTGCTATCGACAAGGGGCTTAAGCCGCATATCAAACATTTGAAGCGCGCAGTTACTTCAGAGGATATTACGCGTTTGACAGAGATTCGAATTAAAAGAATTTCCAAATTTGATATAGACAAGGCTCAACAAAAGATAGAGGCCTTAGAAGAGCAGATCGCAGCGGTGAAACACCATCTTGCACATCTGATCGAATATGCGATAGATTATTTTAAGCGACTAAAGAAAACCTATGCGGCGGGCAAGGAGCGCAAAACTGAGATCCGTGTCTTTGAAGATATAGAAGCAACCAAGGTAGTTATTCGCAACACCAAACTGTACGTCAATAGAGAAGAAGGTTTTATCGGTACGTCCTTGCGCCGAGACGAGTACGTTACCGACTGTTCTGATATAGATGACATCATCGTCTTTACCCAAGACGGTCAAATGATGGTGACCAAGGTAGACAACAAGACCTTTGTCGGCAAAGGGATCATTCATGTCGCTGTGTTTAAAAAGAAAGACAAGCGCACTATCTACAACATGATTTATAAAGACGGGACTCGTGGAGCAACTTATGTCAAGCGATTTGCCGTTACTGCAATAACAAGAGACAAGCACTACGATCTTACTGCGGGCAATAAAGGCAGTAAAGTACTGTATTTTACAGCGAATCCCAATGGAGAAGCAGAGCTAGTTACCGTGCTTTTACGCCAATCCGGCAGTATAAAGAAACTCAAATTCGATCTGGATTTTGCCGATCAGCTGGTAAAGGGCCGCAATTCCAAAGGAAATATTGTGACCAAGTATCCTGTAAAGCGCATTGAGCTTAAGGAAAAGGGCTTGTCTACACTTAAGCCTCGTAAGATCTGGTTTGACGATACCGTACAACGCCTAAATGTAGATGGCCGTGGAGATTTCTTGGGCGATTTTAGAAGTGAAGATCGCTTGCTTATCATCAATCAGTCCGGTATGGTCAAAACGGTCATTCCAGAGATGACCTTGCATTTTGACAGCGATATGATCGTACTGGAGAAATGGGATCCGAAGAAACCGCTCACAGCTATATACTGGGAGGGAAGCAAGGAACTCTATTACGTAAAACGCTTCTTGATAGAAAACCCAGACAAAGAAGAGAGCATAATAGGTGACCACAGTGATTCTCAATTGGAATGCATCTTTACAGACTATCGCCCGCAAGCCGAGGTTGTTTTCGCCAAGAAGCGTGGTAAGGACAGAAAAGAGAATCTAGTGATCGATCTGGAAGAGTTTATAGCGGTCAAGGGAATCAGTGCTATGGGCAACCAGCTCACCAAAGACAAGGTATTAGAGATCAACGCAATGGAACCATTGCCATATGAGGCTCCAGAAGCCTTACCAGCAGAGGATATGGAAGTTGTGGACGAACAAGACGTAAGTCCTGCTCAACAGGCCGTAGATGACTCAAAAGCTACAGATACGGCTGCGGAAGACGCTAAAGACGATTCTGGAGAAGAAGGGCAGACTACTTTGTTCTAGTAGTGGCTTCGCTGACTTTCGTGGCAGTGCCTTGGCGAACGTAACGTTTGCTGGCCTTATTCTTTTTAATCACCATTGCATATTCGAAGGTGTAATTACTTCCTTCTGTTTTTAAGATCTTAAAGTGGACCGGGCGTTCTTCGGCTTGATTCTTAGGACGTAAATTCTTCATCACGTACTCACAGTCGTTGATCCAACGTATACTAAAGGTATCTATCTTTTCGTCATAATAATCGATCTCGATAGTATCGTTACGTACAAAGGTGGTCTGCTTGAGCTCCCCATTAACAAACTCCTCAAAAGTAAAGGTACCTGTTTTGAAGTCGGCACAATTGCGCTCCGGCTCCTGACAAGCAATTAGACTTAAAAATATAGTAGCGAGTAGCAGTATTTTTTTCACTTTACAAATTTCGTGAAAATGCCGCTTAATTGGGTCGGTATTTCTTAAAACTTCCGTCTTTGTAAAAGATGATGATCTGTTCAATTGAAGAATCGTTAACCATTTGTTGCTCTTGCTTTTTCTCTGGCTCAATTTTGGTTTGTTCAATTTCAGGCGTTTCCTCTGTATAAGTAGTTGCGCCCGCTTTTGGAAATTCGCCTTTTCCATTGAGCAGCCAATAGAGTTCAACTTCCTCAAAAGACTCGACCACCTTTATCACAAAATCCAAACTGGGTTTATTTCGTCCGGAAAGTAGGTGAGAGATACTAGATCTGTTCACACCAATAGTCTCTGCAAATGCTGCCGAGCTAAGACCGTAATAGTCCATGATCTGCTTTAAACGCTTAGAAAAGGCTTCTGTGTTTACCATTAGAACAAAGTGTGTTACAAATGTAACGCAATAAGGGTTATGAGGCTACAGTTTTAACAAAAACAGAAGTATTTAATCTAAACTAACAGTACACATAAAATATATTAAAGTATTGAAAGTAAGATATATATAGGTTACATATACTTTAATAATTATTTTTCTCTATGATACAGTCTCACACGGCATTGATGTGTTTACATGTGTAACTAATTTCATTAAACTATTTGTTTACAATTGTAAATTATTGATTGTTTACATTTGTAACAACATAGTTTGTCTCTAAAGTGAACCTAACCCATCGTTACCTACCATTACGTACCATTACGCCAGTTTTAAATCGCTTAGCCGCTTCAGATCTTTTTACTTTAAAAGACCTAGGGCTCTCTGTGGAGAACAGACCCATAAAGGCTCTTAGATTTGGGCGTGGTGATTTTAAAGTACTTTGTTGGTCTCAAATGCACGGTAATGAATCGACCACCACAAAAGCATTATTAAATTACTTCTTAGCGCTCGAGTCTGATCCAAAAGCTACACAGTTATTTAAGAGTTTGACGATACTTGCGATTCCTATGCTTAACCCTGACGGTTCGGAACGTTTTACACGCGAGAATGCCCACGAGGTCGATCTGAATCGCGACGCTCAGGCCCTGACGCAGCCAGAAAGCAAGATCTTGGCAGATGTTTTCACTGCGTTTAAACCAAACCTCTGTTTGAATTTACACGGACAGCGCAGTATCTATGGCCTAACTGGGACAGAGAATCCTGCGGTTTTGTCTTTTTTGGCGCCTGCGGCCGATGCGGATAGAACAATTACCCCAGCGCGACTAAAAGCGATGGCTCTAATTAATCGCATTACCAATAAGTTGCACGAGGATCTAGGCAAACAAATTGGCCGCTATGATGATAGCTTTAACCTAGACTGTGTAGGCGACACCTTTACTTCTAGTGGCGTGCCTACCATTTTATTCGAAGCGGGTCAATACCTCCTGGATTATCAGCGCAATAACACTGCAGCCCTTATTCAACGCGCATACAAGGTCTTGTTCGATAGTTTGCTTGTGCAAGATGAGCTGCCCCCAGCGGATAAAATATTATCGGCTTATCTGGAATTGCCGGAGAACACTGTCAACTACTGCGATATCATAGTAAAAGGCGGTTTGCCAGAATCTTCCGGACAGCATAAAGACCTGCAGTTTCAATACCAAGAAGTTGTTGAAAACGATCGTTTGCGATTTATACCGCAGCTATTACCCAAGGAGGAAACTCCTAGGCTTTATGCCCATCGCTATATTGATGGTTCTGAACTAAGTACTTTACTCAAACGTTTGAATAGAGACAGTTGGCCCTCATTTATTGACGATTATGTACAAAAAAAGTACAGTCTTTAAAAATTCTTCAATAAAATCTGTGATTTTGCCTATTTTTCTCATAATTTTGCAATGAGATTGTTGTTTAACACCTATCAGTTGCTATTATGGCTAAATTCAAACTTGACGACGTAGATCATCAGATCCTAGACATCCTAATACAAAACACCCGTGTGCCTTTTACGGATATTGCTAAGAAATTGTTAATCTCAGCAGGTACCGTACATGTAAGAGTAAAAAAGATGGAAGAGGCAGGGATCATCACTGGTTCTTCTTTAACCTTAGATTATACCAAATTAGGGTACTCGTTTATCGCCTATGTGGGAGTATTTCTTCACAACACTTCTCAGACACAATTCGTGTTAGAGCGAATTCATGAAATTCCTTATGTAACTGTTGCTCATATCACTACAGGAAAATTCAACATCTTCTGTAAAATTCGTGCTAGAGATACTTTGCACGCTAAAGATGTCATCTTTAAACTTGATGATATTGAAGGAGTTATGAGAACAGAAACCATGATCTCCTTAGAAGAAAGCATCAACGACAAAAAACGTCTGATGCACACTATATTCAACGAACTCTAGTCTTGATCTTCCGTTTCTGCCGCTGGTAGTGCGACCTCTTCGGCTGTATTGTCTTCTGTTGTGGAGTCATCGTCCTCTTCTTCAAAGTCGGCCATAGCTGAGGCGAGGCGAGCGCTAACCTTAACCAGGTAGACTGTATCTTCGGTTCGCACCTCTACAGCTTCTATGGTATCGTTATGCATATTTTTAAAGGTGATGATGTGATCATCGTCGTATCCATCCGGATAGCGTTCCACCAAAAGGGAAAGAATTTCTGGTGTTAGTTTTTTGATATCGACTATAACCCGTTTCATGACATAGTGCATTCATATATCATTAAAGGTAGCTAAAAAAACAATAGTCCAAACCGAAATGTAAAACTTTACATTTCTTTCATGTAAAATTCGAACGCTTTGTTAATCAAGTCGTTGTC encodes:
- a CDS encoding DNA topoisomerase IV, which produces MKKILLLATIFLSLIACQEPERNCADFKTGTFTFEEFVNGELKQTTFVRNDTIEIDYYDEKIDTFSIRWINDCEYVMKNLRPKNQAEERPVHFKILKTEGSNYTFEYAMVIKKNKASKRYVRQGTATKVSEATTRTK
- a CDS encoding DNA topoisomerase IV subunit B, with amino-acid sequence MAKEAQYTEDNIRSLDWKEHIRMRPGMYIGKLGDGSSPDDGIYILLKEVIDNCIDEFVMGAGKTIEIRIKDKEVHVRDYGRGIPLGKVVDVVSKMNTGGKYDSRAFKKSVGLNGVGTKAVNALSTSFRVESVRDQQIKAATFAYGELVEDLPVEDTSRRKGTKVSFVPDPEIFKNYKYRSEYVAKMLKNYVYLNPGLTIDFNGEKYHSANGLKDLLEDNMNKEDMLYPIIHLRGDDIEIAITHSKTQYSEEYHSFVNGQNTTQGGTHQAAFREAVVKTVREFYGKNYDASDIRKSIVAAISVKVMEPVFESQTKTKLGSTEMGDGLPTVRTYINDFVKTQVDNFLHKNPETAEKLQRKIMQAERERKELSGIRKLAKERAKKASLHNKKLRDCRVHLGDMKNDRRLESTLFITEGDSASGSITKSRDVNTQAVFSLRGKPLNSYGMSKKIVYENEEFNLLQAALNIEESLEDLRYNNIVIATDADVDGMHIRLLLITFFLQFFPELIKEGHLYILQTPLFRVRNKKETIYCYSEQERIDAIEKLKPKPEITRFKGLGEISPDEFKHFIGNDIRLDPVMLDKAMSIESLLNFYMGKNTPDRQEFIINNLKVELDRVED
- a CDS encoding helix-turn-helix domain-containing protein → MVNTEAFSKRLKQIMDYYGLSSAAFAETIGVNRSSISHLLSGRNKPSLDFVIKVVESFEEVELYWLLNGKGEFPKAGATTYTEETPEIEQTKIEPEKKQEQQMVNDSSIEQIIIFYKDGSFKKYRPN
- a CDS encoding DNA gyrase/topoisomerase IV subunit A, producing MSDQTPLNSDELNPEDSQDTITKVTGMYQDWFLDYASYVILERAVPAIEDGFKPVQRRIMHSLKDLDDGRYNKVANIVGHTMQYHPHGDASIADAMVQIGQKDLLIDTQGNWGNILTGDRAAASRYIEARLSKFALDVVYNPKTTDWQSSYDGRKKEPIHLPVKFPLLLAQGAEGIAVGLSTKIMPHNFVELIDASIKHLQGKRFTILPDFPTGGIADFTNYNDGLRGGKIRSRARISQYDKNTLVITEIPFGTTTSSLIDSILKANDKGKIKIKKIEDNTAADVEILVHLPSGISPDKTIDALYAFTNCETSISPLGCVIEDNKPLFIGVSEMLRSSTDRTVELLKSELEIQLGELEEQWHFASLERIFIENRIYRDIEEEETWDGVISAIDKGLKPHIKHLKRAVTSEDITRLTEIRIKRISKFDIDKAQQKIEALEEQIAAVKHHLAHLIEYAIDYFKRLKKTYAAGKERKTEIRVFEDIEATKVVIRNTKLYVNREEGFIGTSLRRDEYVTDCSDIDDIIVFTQDGQMMVTKVDNKTFVGKGIIHVAVFKKKDKRTIYNMIYKDGTRGATYVKRFAVTAITRDKHYDLTAGNKGSKVLYFTANPNGEAELVTVLLRQSGSIKKLKFDLDFADQLVKGRNSKGNIVTKYPVKRIELKEKGLSTLKPRKIWFDDTVQRLNVDGRGDFLGDFRSEDRLLIINQSGMVKTVIPEMTLHFDSDMIVLEKWDPKKPLTAIYWEGSKELYYVKRFLIENPDKEESIIGDHSDSQLECIFTDYRPQAEVVFAKKRGKDRKENLVIDLEEFIAVKGISAMGNQLTKDKVLEINAMEPLPYEAPEALPAEDMEVVDEQDVSPAQQAVDDSKATDTAAEDAKDDSGEEGQTTLF